From Theropithecus gelada isolate Dixy chromosome 5, Tgel_1.0, whole genome shotgun sequence:
TCCATAGagatataatttgttttaagtgGAAAACACAACTTTTGATAAAATGATCAACTTCTAAGAGTCAGTTAGACAGGCTTGCTACACTTTAATAGCAGCCACTTCCTGATTCATCAACTTTGAACGCTGGAACACTTATGTGTTAGGTTTTTGCTTTAAGCATaatacatggttttttttttttttttttttttttttgagacagagtctcaccttctcacccaggctggagtgcagaatgcaatctcagctcactgcaacctttgcctcttgggttcaagcaattctcctgcctcagcctcccaagtagctggcattacaggtgtccaccaccacgcctgggtaatttttgtatttttagtagagatggggtctcaccatgttggccaaggtggtcttgaactgctgacctcaaatgatccacccgctttggcctcccaaagtgctggaattacaggcgtgagccactgcacccggccaataacATGTATCTTAAGACAACACATAGGAATCTTACatcctgtgatttttaaaagctttttctctccagaaaaaCTCTACTGTCTaattcaaatttataaatatCAAATCCATTTTAAGTCCTTACATGTAAAATTAGAACAATTTAAGTTTTAAGACATTTATGCTAACTTCCCGATAATTTAACCCTATCTTTCATTGCCTGACATGTCTGTTCTTTGGTTAAACTCTGATCAAATCCTTTTGTCAAACACCAATACGCAGACACATACCTCTTCCAGCTGTCCCGAAGAAACTGGATTATCTTCATAAGCAGGAAACTGACAACCTGCTTTGCAAccacaaaaattattaatttcttcCTCGCATTGTGCCATTATTTTACAATTTGCTTCTGAGCTTTCTAAATCTATTTCCAGGGATTCATTCATGCTACATTCCAAACACTGATTTTGCTTTCCTACTGACAGAATCCCAGTTGATTCCTCCTGGGAATCCAGTGATGTCTGAGCACTCTTTTCCATCCCAGATTTTTTTAACCTGGGAAGGAATTTTCCAGACTCAAGCTCTGATTTTCCATAGTAATGGCCTTCTTTCTCTGCATCTTCTTCCAGAGGTTTGAGATCTGCCTGCGGATCTTCAAATATATCCACTTGAGAAGGAATGGGAATATTTGCTTCATCTTTCTCAGATTCAAATTCTGACTCGCTTCCTCCTCCTGGGGACAGTTCGGATGCAGAAATTGGGCGAAAGTGAGTCCTAGGAGAGATCCGAATAGCCCTGTATTGTGTTCTGTCAACACCACATATCCTGGGGTGCAACACTTCACTGTCTGAATCGGAACAGAGGATTGATTTCGGTTTAAAACTGGGGCTGAAAGATGCAATCCCTTCAGGTTCAAATGAGCATTCTACATGAAGAACTTGTGAAAATGGATTGCTTAAGTCAAAGGAAGAAAACGAGTATTCAAGTCCAGGATCTTCGACTTGAAAGTTGCCACAAGCTCCTAGTAAGTCTTCatggaagataaaagaaaatcccTTATTTAACCCATTTTCCCCACTCTTCGGCTGATCATTCTGTTCAAATGACACGAAGGGTTTCCATAACTGCCTGTGCCCAGGAGCAAAACTGTTTCCCGGGGTCATAAAGACATCTGTACCAGCTATCGTCACTACATCAGAAGCTGCACACTGTAACAGGCTTCCTTTTGTGTGGCTGGGTGGTACGACTGCCCATTCCCCATCACTGTTAAAGGTTTTGAGTTCTCCATAAACTCCTCCAAGAATGAATGTGTTCTCTTTATCTTGGGCTACATCCCAGGGTTTAGAGGGTGTTGTATAATCACCACCATCCACGTTGGATAGCTCACTAGAAGCAAATGCTCTTTTCTCCAGGCTCTCTTTCTGTCCCTCCCACAGATGGTACTCTGACCTCCGCACAGCCTTATCAGGCTCCTGAAGGGTCTCCAGTTCAGCTTCAGCATCTAGACAGCAGCAGTAGTTATTTACATCTGCCGAAAACAACTCAGCATCAGTTCTTTCTATTTCTACTGTGGCCACAGAATTTGTGTCTGCCATCTTTGTCCAAATGTCTTTAATAACCCCTGAGCTGTAGCCATCTCCATGTGGACTTTCGTTACACACTTGTGTAgtttcaaaatttttgttttctgttttttgttctaGCTGAATACCACAGACGGATTCTAGTTTAGATGTTTTTTtgaaaactaatgcaggaatcTCACCTAAAGTTCTACTGTTTTGCTGGCAAGTTTCATCTTGCAAAAAATCTAGAAGTTCTTCATCTACATAATTTGACGAGACTCTAGGAACTACATAATTAATATCTTCGGCATTAAACTGTGTGGATTCTTCAAACTGAATATTTAATGTTTCATTGTCTGAACGTGTTTCTTCTGAATGGGACCATGGACTACAAGTTCTTGTTGAAAGATTAGAACAGTGTTCATTTTCTTCAAAGGCACTATTTTTGGTCCATATTAGCAATCTAGACTGTGTTTTCCCAAGCATATTAGCACTAgaatctgtattttcatttccCAAGTTGagtgtttcaaaagaaaatggtaaaacaGAATTACTGCATTGCACTTCAAACACTGAAAAACAAGAGTTTATACCAGATCCTTCATTAATATCTGAAAAGAGCTCTTGATTGCCAGCAAGCAGGTGTGAATTGAGCACTGTGCTGTCTAAGATGGGAGAGAGTCTAACTGGAGAGTCTCCTCCAAAACTCTCCCCATCCGCATCACCAGAGCTGGATGAACAGCACTCCCAAAACTGAGCCAGATTGCCAAGGTCCTGCAGGAATAAGCCCTCAGCACCCACGGAGCTGGTAGAATCTGTCCATATTGCACGTTCCCCTTGCAACTCCATACCATCTAACACTATGCAACATTCTGCCTCAAAATCtgtgttctctttgcttttttgtcGAATCATATTCAAAATCCGACTTTCTCCTTGCATTGTTTCTGAGGCACCAGGATCCAACATGGATTGATCAATATCCACTTCATAGAAGTGCGTTAATTCTGATAGATGAATATCATCCAGGTATTTATTGTCCTCTGGTAGAGAACATAATGAGGTCCCAGTGAGGTCAATATCCTCATTTATAACTGCAGGCATTTCTACAAAATGACCATCAATGAAAGTACCTGCTGCGAGGTATGTTTTATGAAGATTATTGTTGCTGATACAAAGACCATGCACTGATTCAGACAATTCTTCCACTGCCTCTGATGTCAGATCACTTGTGTCTTGTCTGTTTCGGTATGTGGTCTCTAGTTTACTTTTTCTGCTCAGAGGAACAAAATATTCAGCAATTGGCTCGGTGTACCACAAGGGCTCCTCTTTATACTCTGTGTCGTTTCTGTTCTCCATGTACAGGTCTTTTCCTTCAGTGCTCCCAGGATCTTTTCTCCCTATTTCTTTTAAAGGTCTCTTACCCCGCTTGCACAGCTGTTTGACAGAACCACTGCTGCTACTGCTACTACTTCCAGTATGAATGTTTCTTTCAGCCTTTTCACCATGCTTCAAAGAAAGCCTGCTTTGCCCATTCCGCCCTTTTTTGTTTCGAATCTCTCGTGCCTTGTGTCTTACTTTAACATACTTCATGGATGCTTTTAATTCTCCCTGATTCCCACTGGAACTTGAGCCTGCTTCACTGGAGCCAGAAGACCATGAGCGAGGGCGAATCTTTCCTTCAGGTTTATGTCGGATTTGCTTTTTGTACAATGCTGGCTTTTCTTCAATTGTGCCATTActaaatttgttttccttctcgTTTTTACTTTTGCTCTGGGTTTTCTCATGCACAGTGGTGGGCACTTCACTGCTTCTTTCCTTGGTGACTTCACTTTCACTGTTGCAGTCCTTAGGAGAGGAAGTATCTGTGCTAGCTGGTGGGGCTGTGGATGATGAAGAAGAGCTAGAGTAAGAACAGACTTTAGACTTGTTCCACACCGTCATGATTTCTTGCAGGCAaactggtttctcagaaagcggtGGAAAT
This genomic window contains:
- the KIAA0232 gene encoding uncharacterized protein KIAA0232 homolog gives rise to the protein MYPICTVVVDGLPSESSSSSYPGPVSVSEMSLLHALGPVQTWLGQELEKCGIDAMIYTRYVLSLLLHDSYDYDLQEQENDIFLGWEKGAYKKWGKSKKKCSDLTLEEMKKQAAVQCLRSASDESSGIETLVEELCSRLKDLQSKQEEKIHKKLEGSPSPEAELSPPAKDQVEMYYEAFPPLSEKPVCLQEIMTVWNKSKVCSYSSSSSSSTAPPASTDTSSPKDCNSESEVTKERSSEVPTTVHEKTQSKSKNEKENKFSNGTIEEKPALYKKQIRHKPEGKIRPRSWSSGSSEAGSSSSGNQGELKASMKYVKVRHKAREIRNKKGRNGQSRLSLKHGEKAERNIHTGSSSSSSSGSVKQLCKRGKRPLKEIGRKDPGSTEGKDLYMENRNDTEYKEEPLWYTEPIAEYFVPLSRKSKLETTYRNRQDTSDLTSEAVEELSESVHGLCISNNNLHKTYLAAGTFIDGHFVEMPAVINEDIDLTGTSLCSLPEDNKYLDDIHLSELTHFYEVDIDQSMLDPGASETMQGESRILNMIRQKSKENTDFEAECCIVLDGMELQGERAIWTDSTSSVGAEGLFLQDLGNLAQFWECCSSSSGDADGESFGGDSPVRLSPILDSTVLNSHLLAGNQELFSDINEGSGINSCFSVFEVQCSNSVLPFSFETLNLGNENTDSSANMLGKTQSRLLIWTKNSAFEENEHCSNLSTRTCSPWSHSEETRSDNETLNIQFEESTQFNAEDINYVVPRVSSNYVDEELLDFLQDETCQQNSRTLGEIPALVFKKTSKLESVCGIQLEQKTENKNFETTQVCNESPHGDGYSSGVIKDIWTKMADTNSVATVEIERTDAELFSADVNNYCCCLDAEAELETLQEPDKAVRRSEYHLWEGQKESLEKRAFASSELSNVDGGDYTTPSKPWDVAQDKENTFILGGVYGELKTFNSDGEWAVVPPSHTKGSLLQCAASDVVTIAGTDVFMTPGNSFAPGHRQLWKPFVSFEQNDQPKSGENGLNKGFSFIFHEDLLGACGNFQVEDPGLEYSFSSFDLSNPFSQVLHVECSFEPEGIASFSPSFKPKSILCSDSDSEVLHPRICGVDRTQYRAIRISPRTHFRPISASELSPGGGSESEFESEKDEANIPIPSQVDIFEDPQADLKPLEEDAEKEGHYYGKSELESGKFLPRLKKSGMEKSAQTSLDSQEESTGILSVGKQNQCLECSMNESLEIDLESSEANCKIMAQCEEEINNFCGCKAGCQFPAYEDNPVSSGQLEEFPVLNTDIQGMNRSQEKQTWWEKALYSPLFPASECEECYTNAKGESGLEECPDAKETPSNEERLLDFNRVSSVYEARCTGERNSGAKSDGFRRKMCSSASSTSEETGSEGGGEWVGPSAEELFSRTHL